From Penicillium psychrofluorescens genome assembly, chromosome: 1, one genomic window encodes:
- a CDS encoding uncharacterized protein (ID:PFLUO_000343-T1.cds;~source:funannotate) — translation MATPVDAKLLKRTKFPPEFNQKVDMTKVNIEVMKKWIAKRISEILGNEDDVVIELCFNLLEGTRFPDIKSLQIQLTGFLDKDTSKFCKELWSLCLSGQSNPQGVPKELLEAKKLELIQEKVMENRSIQLAVMI, via the exons ATGGCGACCCCTGTTGATGCCAAGCTGCTGAAACGGACAAAGTTCCCTCCTGAGTTCAATCAGAAGGTGGACATGACCAAGGTAAACATTgaggtgatgaagaa ATGGATTGCCAAACGGATATCCGAGATCCTTGGAAATGAAGACGACGTTGTCATCGAGCTCTGTTTCAACCTCCTCGAGGGAACGCGATTT CCCGACATCAAGTCCCTCCAAATCCAACTCACTGGGTTCCTAGACAAGGATACATCCAAATTCTGCAAAGAGCTGTGGAGTTTGTGTCTCAGTGGTCAATCCAATCCGCAGGGAGTTCCAAAAGAGCTTCTAGAAGCTAAGAAGCTTGAGCTCATACAAGAGAAGGTAATGGAAAATCGTTCTATCCAATTAGCTGTCATGATCTGA
- a CDS encoding uncharacterized protein (ID:PFLUO_000344-T1.cds;~source:funannotate): MPLPLVDPEIPVGVVRKTLPSYAGFHHLGWYVGNARQAATYYVTRFGFEVVAYRGPETGSPLLSSYVVKNGGACLSFTAPLVGPHKSCDKPSSEEDRQLVKEIHDHLTKHGDGVKDIAFEVDDQPTELAEIKNGKIISATITTFGDTTHTFINRSEYQGSFLPGYKEVTEHDPVNVILPKTAYIEIDHCVGNQPWNGLDQIVQYYENALNFHRYWSVDDKDMCSDYSAMRSIVVSSPDNVVKMPLNEPAVGLKKSQIEEFVDYYNGAGCQHIAFRTHDIVSAVKSLNSRGVKFLSVPPSYYTAIQERLAAKGVTIAQDINLLQKYNILIDFDEGGYLLQIFAKHVLDRPTVFIEIIQRENFDGFGAGNFKSLFEAFEREQELRGNL; this comes from the exons ATGCCACTGCCTCTTGTTGATCCGGAAATACCTGTGGGTGTCGTGAGGAAAACTCTTCCCAGCTATGCCGGATTCCATCATCTTGGCTGGTACGTTGGGAATGCTCGCCAAGCGGCAACCTACTATGTGACCCGCTTTGGCTTTGAAGTTGTTGCCTACCGTGGCCCTGAAACTGgctctcctcttctgtcATCATATGTCGTGAAGAATGGTGGTGCTTGTCTGTCTTTCACGGCGCCTTTAGTAGGACCTCATAAGTCATGCGACAAACCGTCCAGTGAAGAGGACAGgcagctggtcaaggagattCACGATCATTTGACCAagcatggtgatggtgtcAAGGATATCGCGTTCGAAGTTGACGAT CAACCTACCGAACTTGCCGAAATAAAGAACGGCAAGATTATAAGTGCTACCATCACTACTTTCGGTGATACCACGCATACTTTTATCAACCGAAGCGAGTACCAGGGATCATTTTTACCAGGCTACAAGGAAGTTACGGAGCATGATCCTGTCAATGTTATACTTCCGAAGACCGCCTATATTGAAATTGATCATTGTGTCGGCAACCAGCCGTGGAATGGACTCGACCAAATTGTGCAATA CTATGAGAATGCTCTCAATTTTCATCGTTACTGGAGTGTGGATGACAAGGACATGTGTTCTGATTACTCTGCCATGCGCTCCATAGTTGTTTCCTCTCCCGATAATGTGGTCAAGATGCCTTTAAATGAACCTGCAGTGGGACTCAAGAAGTCTCAAATCGAGGA GTTCGTCGACTACTACAACGGCGCTGGCTGCCAGCACATTGCGTTCCGCACCCACGACATCGTCTCGGCAGTTAAAAGTCTCAACAGCCGCGGGGTCAAGTTTCTCTCTGTTCCACCAAGCTATTATACAGCGATTCAAGAAAGACTAGCGGCCAAAGGCGTGACTATTGCGCAAGACATCAACTTACTACAAAAGTACAATATTCTCATTGACTTTGATGAGGGTGGTTATCTTCTCCAGATTTTTGCCAAACATGTACTCGACCGTCCCACGGTTTTTATTGAAATCATTCAACGAGAAAATTTCGATGGTTTCGGGGCTGGTAACTTCAAAAGCCTTTTTGAGGCGTTTGAAAGAGAGCAAGAGCTAAGGGGCAACCTGTAA